The segment TACGAATGAAATGAGGATCATGTGGTCGACACAGCGAAACAGATTCTCCTCTTTGTGAGCGCACTTATTCCCATTGTCAATCCGCTCGGAAACAGTCCCATCATTCTGTCGTTGACGAGGCACTATCCAGCTTCTGCACGAAGGGCGCTTTCGCGCCGGATTGCGACGAACAGTTTGTTTTTATTGCTTGGGTCATACCTGCTTGGAGCCCATGTTCTGGCATTTTTCGGGATCTCATTGTCGGTGGTGCAGATCGGTGGTGGATTGATGATCATTTCAACCGCCTGGGCAATGTTGAAGGGGCCAGATGAGGAGAAAGGAAAACGGCATAACGTACGCGACACCATGCGACCACAGGATAAGGTTGATCGTTCATTTTATCCGCTGACCTTCCCCCTGACCGTGGGGCCGGGATCGATTTCAGTGGCTATCGCCTTGGGTGCGAATGCTCCGCCTCAATACGGTGATCATCACCTGGTCATCATGGCTGCAATCATTGGATCGCTTGTGGTCGCCTTGAGTATTCTCCTCTGCTACGGATTCGCAGACTACCTTTCCAGAATTATGGGAGAGACCGCGATGGATGTGATCATGCGTCTCTGTGCGTTCTTGTTGATCTGCATCGGCGTGCAGATCATGTGGAACGGCATGAAAGCGCTCATCGTCTCGGGCCCCTTGCATCCGCACTGAATACGCAGGCACGTCAGGGCAAACACCATACGCTCGCGAGTTTTAGTTCGTCTGATAATCATTTAAAATGACTCGTACGACATTATCTCGGAAAGAGAAATACTTGATACCAGGTGGAATGAGATAGCCATGTATGACGTGAACTCATGCCTCAATACGTAAGACGTTCCACTATTTGGTGTATTTTTTCAATTGCATCCATCAGATTTATCGAGGAAAAACTCTGGCTAAACCTAAGAAATACAAAGGATTGGTCGTTCGGTCGAAGTCTGGCACCGCACTTGCGATATCGGAATTAGCTGAGACGATCATGGGAGGCTTGGGACAGAAGGCTTTGCGAACGGATAAGTCTTAATTCTTGGCCATTTCGTCGCAAAGATATTTACAACCTTTTTGTTGAGGCAATTGGAATCAATAT is part of the Syntrophorhabdales bacterium genome and harbors:
- a CDS encoding MarC family protein; this encodes MVDTAKQILLFVSALIPIVNPLGNSPIILSLTRHYPASARRALSRRIATNSLFLLLGSYLLGAHVLAFFGISLSVVQIGGGLMIISTAWAMLKGPDEEKGKRHNVRDTMRPQDKVDRSFYPLTFPLTVGPGSISVAIALGANAPPQYGDHHLVIMAAIIGSLVVALSILLCYGFADYLSRIMGETAMDVIMRLCAFLLICIGVQIMWNGMKALIVSGPLHPH